A genome region from Micromonospora peucetia includes the following:
- a CDS encoding amino acid ABC transporter permease — protein MSVLIDKFDVFAGGFWLTLQICVLAAIGALILGAVVAVLRISPVPPLRALGTGYVNVFRNMPLTVVMFFAAFGLPALGSNADFLRIPGLDAVFSRLDTDLPYFRFALIALVLYTAAFVCEALRSGVNAVPAGQAEAARSLGLTFGQNLRYVVLPQSWKASVVPLGSVIIAMIKNSALIGFFGVVGDLSATADQLTSAEGYAFVPVAIGISIGYLIMTVPLGALLDRIEKRQAVAR, from the coding sequence GTGAGTGTGCTCATCGACAAGTTCGACGTCTTCGCGGGTGGTTTCTGGCTCACCCTCCAGATCTGCGTACTCGCCGCGATCGGCGCCCTGATCCTGGGTGCCGTCGTGGCGGTGCTGCGGATCTCCCCGGTACCGCCGCTGCGGGCGCTCGGCACCGGCTACGTCAACGTCTTTCGCAACATGCCGCTGACCGTGGTGATGTTCTTCGCCGCGTTCGGCCTGCCCGCGCTCGGCTCCAACGCGGACTTTCTACGGATCCCCGGTCTCGACGCGGTGTTCAGCCGGCTCGACACGGATCTGCCCTACTTCCGCTTCGCGCTGATCGCGCTGGTGCTCTACACCGCGGCGTTCGTCTGCGAGGCGCTGCGGTCCGGCGTGAACGCCGTGCCCGCCGGCCAGGCGGAGGCCGCCCGGTCGCTGGGCCTCACCTTCGGCCAGAACCTGCGGTACGTGGTGCTGCCGCAGTCCTGGAAGGCCTCGGTGGTCCCCCTCGGTTCGGTCATCATCGCGATGATCAAGAACTCGGCCCTGATCGGCTTCTTCGGCGTGGTCGGCGACCTCTCGGCGACCGCCGACCAGCTCACCTCGGCTGAGGGCTACGCCTTCGTACCCGTCGCCATCGGCATCTCGATCGGATACCTGATCATGACCGTCCCCCTCGGCGCGCTCCTCGACCGGATCGAGAAGCGGCAGGCGGTGGCCCGGTGA
- a CDS encoding amino acid ABC transporter permease, with the protein MSQQTSVLYDVPGPRQRRITLVGSLVATVVLLVGAYFLVYRPLDAKGQFSMELWGPLIDPSNENFSLVWDRIGVGLKNTLTAAALAIVSSLVVGTLLAVLRIQLKSLTRRRFTGLAAPLAYLLRGLSVLLSAVTRVCVEVFRGLPVVITIFFAARGFPEFGVSFDTLWYLVIGLTIYNSVVIAEILRSGMEGLPGGQAEAASAIGLSPSQTTRMILLPQAFRIMLPALISQLVVVLKDTSLGFIISYEETLNIGKQIIGVLDNPIQVYVVIAVMFILVNYSLSKLAQYVQRRLSRGRKTAGTPAQNPPPAALASQSESNGASP; encoded by the coding sequence GTGAGCCAGCAGACCAGCGTCCTCTACGACGTCCCCGGTCCCCGGCAGCGCCGAATCACGCTGGTCGGCAGCCTCGTCGCCACCGTCGTGCTGTTGGTCGGCGCATACTTCCTGGTCTACCGCCCGCTGGACGCCAAGGGCCAGTTCTCGATGGAGCTCTGGGGGCCGCTGATCGACCCCTCCAACGAGAACTTCTCGCTGGTGTGGGACCGGATCGGTGTCGGCCTCAAGAACACGCTGACCGCCGCCGCCCTGGCGATCGTCTCCTCGCTGGTGGTCGGCACCCTGCTCGCGGTGCTCCGGATCCAGCTCAAGAGCCTGACCCGGCGCCGGTTCACCGGGCTCGCCGCCCCGCTGGCCTACCTGCTGCGCGGGCTGAGCGTGCTGCTGTCGGCGGTCACCCGGGTCTGTGTCGAGGTGTTCCGGGGCCTGCCCGTGGTCATCACGATCTTCTTCGCGGCCCGCGGCTTCCCCGAGTTCGGCGTCTCGTTCGACACGCTGTGGTACCTGGTCATCGGCCTCACCATCTACAACTCGGTGGTGATCGCCGAGATCCTCCGCTCCGGCATGGAGGGCCTGCCCGGTGGGCAGGCCGAGGCGGCCTCCGCGATCGGCCTCTCCCCGTCGCAGACCACCCGGATGATCCTGCTGCCGCAGGCGTTCCGGATCATGCTGCCGGCACTGATCAGCCAGCTCGTCGTCGTGCTCAAGGACACCTCGCTGGGCTTCATCATCAGCTACGAGGAGACCCTGAACATCGGCAAGCAGATCATCGGCGTGCTGGACAACCCGATCCAGGTCTACGTCGTGATCGCGGTGATGTTCATCCTGGTGAACTACTCGCTGTCGAAGCTGGCCCAGTACGTACAGCGGCGGCTCTCCCGCGGTCGCAAGACCGCCGGCACCCCGGCCCAGAACCCGCCCCCGGCGGCCCTCGCCTCCCAATCGGAGAGCAACGGCGCCAGCCCCTGA
- the rny gene encoding ribonuclease Y — translation MSGFDVVILAVVLILTVVVLGAVLLGVRALRRFGTAPAPADPAFIAEKDRQEQSLAALRTAADEANSTIDVAKSAAAAARTEAAAAKAEAKAARAEAGRVLDDARAEADTVLDRAHKQAEADAEQLRATARRSGEREVAVLAATTREQAAEVERRAARMDERERLHTEEVERLAERERQLTAASAALSAREATLAQREVELGEAEERRRRELERVAGLTADAARAELIEAIEVQAKREAALLVRDIESDARGTAEQRARHIVVDAIQRVASEQTAESVVSVMHLPGDEMKGRIIGREGRNIRAFESVTGVNLIIDDTPEAVLLSCFDPVRREVGRLTLEKLVLDGRIHPHRIEEVYDLARHEVEQLCQRAAEDALVEVGITEIHPELVTLLGRLRYRTSYGQNVLKHLVETAHIAGIMAAELRLDVPIIKRSAFLHDIGKALTHEVEGSHAIIGADLARKYGECEDVVHAIEAHHNEVPPQTVEAVLTQASDACSGGRPGARRESLEAYVKRLERIEEIAAGKLGVEKVFAMQAGREIRVMVKPDDVDDIGAAVLARDVAKQIEEELTYPGQIRVTVVRESRVTEIAR, via the coding sequence ATGAGCGGGTTCGACGTCGTGATCCTCGCGGTGGTGCTGATCCTTACGGTGGTCGTGCTCGGGGCGGTGCTGCTCGGCGTACGGGCGCTGCGCCGGTTCGGTACGGCGCCGGCGCCGGCGGATCCCGCCTTCATCGCCGAGAAGGACCGGCAGGAGCAGTCCCTCGCGGCCCTGCGCACCGCCGCCGACGAGGCCAACAGCACGATCGACGTGGCGAAGTCCGCCGCCGCGGCGGCCCGCACCGAGGCGGCCGCCGCGAAGGCCGAGGCGAAGGCTGCCCGGGCCGAGGCCGGCCGGGTGCTCGATGACGCCCGGGCGGAGGCCGACACTGTCCTGGACCGAGCCCACAAGCAGGCCGAGGCCGACGCGGAACAGCTACGGGCCACCGCCCGGCGCAGCGGCGAGCGGGAGGTCGCGGTGCTCGCCGCCACCACCCGCGAGCAGGCCGCCGAGGTGGAGCGACGGGCGGCCCGGATGGACGAGCGCGAGCGGCTGCACACCGAGGAGGTGGAGCGGCTCGCCGAGCGGGAGCGGCAGCTCACCGCCGCCAGCGCCGCCCTGTCGGCGCGCGAGGCCACGCTCGCCCAGCGCGAGGTCGAGTTGGGTGAGGCGGAGGAGCGGCGGCGGCGCGAGCTGGAGCGGGTCGCCGGGCTCACCGCCGACGCGGCCCGGGCGGAGCTGATCGAGGCGATCGAGGTCCAGGCCAAGCGGGAGGCCGCGCTGCTGGTCCGGGACATCGAATCCGACGCCCGCGGCACCGCCGAGCAGCGCGCCCGGCACATCGTCGTCGACGCCATCCAGCGGGTCGCCAGCGAGCAGACCGCCGAGAGTGTGGTCAGCGTCATGCACCTGCCCGGCGACGAGATGAAGGGGCGGATCATCGGCCGGGAGGGTCGCAACATCCGAGCCTTCGAGTCGGTCACCGGCGTCAACCTGATCATCGATGACACCCCCGAGGCGGTGCTGCTCTCCTGCTTCGACCCGGTGCGCCGGGAGGTCGGCCGGCTGACCCTGGAGAAGCTGGTCCTCGACGGGCGGATCCACCCGCACCGCATCGAGGAGGTCTACGACCTGGCCCGGCACGAGGTGGAGCAGCTCTGCCAGCGGGCCGCCGAGGACGCCCTGGTCGAGGTCGGCATCACCGAGATCCACCCGGAGCTGGTCACCCTGCTCGGCCGGCTGCGCTACCGGACGTCGTACGGGCAGAACGTGCTCAAGCACCTGGTGGAGACGGCGCACATCGCCGGCATCATGGCCGCCGAGCTGCGGCTGGACGTGCCGATCATCAAGCGCTCGGCGTTCCTGCACGACATCGGCAAGGCGCTCACCCACGAGGTGGAGGGCAGCCACGCCATCATCGGCGCCGATCTGGCCCGAAAGTACGGCGAGTGCGAGGACGTCGTGCACGCCATCGAGGCGCACCACAACGAGGTGCCGCCGCAGACCGTCGAGGCCGTCCTCACCCAGGCGTCCGACGCCTGCTCCGGCGGTCGGCCGGGGGCCCGGCGGGAGAGCCTGGAGGCGTACGTCAAGCGGCTGGAGCGGATCGAGGAGATCGCGGCCGGCAAGCTCGGTGTGGAGAAGGTCTTCGCCATGCAGGCCGGCCGGGAGATCCGGGTGATGGTCAAGCCGGACGACGTGGACGACATCGGCGCCGCCGTGCTGGCCCGGGACGTGGCCAAGCAGATCGAGGAGGAGCTGACCTACCCGGGCCAGATCCGGGTGACCGTGGTCCGCGAGTCCCGGGTCACCGAGATCGCCCGCTGA
- a CDS encoding 3-keto-5-aminohexanoate cleavage protein yields the protein MLKACLNGARRCDEHLAVPVTPAELAADAARCAGLGAGAVHVHPRDAAGRESLHPSVIAAALDAIRAACPEVPVGVSTGAWIEPEPAARVTAVRAWTVLPDFASVNAHEPGAEAVAAALRERGVLVEAGLWTVDAVETYARWRVPAGRILVECMAEDPAVALADAAAMLSALPPSAAEGPPVLLHAEGPATWSVLAEAVHRGLHSRVGLEDTLLLPDGSIAPDNAALVVAALAAGAR from the coding sequence ATGCTGAAGGCGTGCCTCAACGGAGCCCGCAGGTGCGACGAGCACCTGGCGGTGCCGGTCACCCCGGCCGAGCTGGCAGCCGACGCTGCCCGCTGCGCGGGGCTCGGTGCCGGCGCGGTGCACGTGCATCCTCGGGACGCCGCCGGCCGGGAGTCCCTGCACCCGTCGGTGATCGCCGCCGCGCTGGACGCGATCCGGGCCGCCTGCCCGGAGGTGCCGGTCGGGGTGAGCACCGGGGCCTGGATCGAGCCGGAGCCAGCCGCCCGGGTGACTGCCGTCCGGGCCTGGACGGTGCTGCCCGACTTCGCCTCGGTCAACGCGCACGAGCCGGGCGCCGAGGCGGTGGCGGCGGCGCTGCGCGAGCGGGGCGTCCTGGTCGAGGCGGGTCTCTGGACGGTCGACGCGGTCGAGACGTACGCGCGATGGCGGGTGCCGGCCGGGCGGATCCTGGTCGAGTGCATGGCCGAGGACCCGGCGGTGGCGCTGGCCGACGCCGCCGCCATGCTTTCGGCGCTGCCACCTTCGGCGGCCGAGGGCCCACCGGTGCTGCTGCATGCCGAGGGGCCGGCAACCTGGTCGGTGCTGGCCGAGGCGGTGCACCGGGGACTGCACAGCCGCGTCGGGCTGGAAGACACGCTGTTGCTGCCCGACGGCTCCATCGCGCCCGACAACGCCGCACTGGTGGTGGCGGCGCTGGCCGCCGGTGCCCGCTGA
- a CDS encoding regulatory protein RecX, with product MAGRRARTGRGWDASPARAGDDSAPRPRRARRGRAEETDPEAPPAPPRAEGELAREICLRQLAVRPRTRAELAGALAKRGISDEVSAEVLDRYDEVGIIDDAAFARAWVASRHSGRGLARRALANELRQRGVDGEVASEALGELDEETEAETARALVERKLRTARGEPDAVFRRLVAMLARKGYPPGVAIRAVKDALAAQSAEAAEFAEQIDADALADAEGELDRDSRSAG from the coding sequence GTGGCAGGACGACGCGCCCGCACGGGGCGGGGCTGGGATGCCAGCCCTGCCCGCGCGGGTGACGACAGTGCGCCCCGGCCCCGTCGGGCCCGGCGCGGCCGGGCGGAGGAGACCGACCCCGAGGCACCTCCGGCCCCACCGCGCGCCGAGGGGGAGCTGGCGCGGGAGATATGCCTGCGCCAGCTCGCCGTGCGGCCCCGCACCCGGGCCGAGCTGGCCGGGGCGCTGGCGAAGCGGGGCATCTCCGACGAGGTCTCGGCGGAGGTGCTCGACCGCTACGACGAGGTCGGCATCATCGACGACGCCGCCTTCGCCCGGGCCTGGGTGGCCAGCCGGCACTCCGGCCGGGGCCTGGCCCGCCGGGCCCTCGCCAACGAGCTGCGCCAGCGCGGGGTGGACGGCGAGGTCGCGAGCGAGGCGCTCGGCGAGCTGGACGAGGAGACCGAGGCCGAGACCGCCCGCGCCCTGGTCGAGCGGAAGCTGCGCACCGCCCGGGGCGAGCCGGACGCGGTCTTCCGGCGGCTGGTGGCCATGCTGGCCCGCAAGGGCTACCCGCCGGGCGTGGCGATCCGGGCGGTGAAGGACGCGCTCGCCGCGCAGAGCGCCGAGGCGGCCGAGTTCGCCGAGCAGATCGACGCTGACGCGCTCGCCGACGCTGAGGGCGAGCTCGACCGGGACAGCCGCTCCGCCGGGTGA
- the recA gene encoding recombinase RecA encodes MAAGPDREKALDLALAQIDKQFGKGSVMRLGERPVIQTSVITTGSIALDVALGVGGLPRGRVVEIYGPESSGKTTVALHAVANAQRAGGIAAFVDAEHALDPDYAKALGVDTDALLVSQPDTGEQALEIVDMLVRSGAIDVIVIDSVAALVPRAEIEGEMGDSHVGLQARLMSQALRKITGVLNNTGTTAIFINQLREKIGVMFGSPETTTGGRALKFYASVRLDVRRIESLKDGTDVVGNRTRVKVVKNKVAAPFKQAEFDIMYGKGISREGSLIDVGVEQAIIRKSGAWYTYDGDQLGQGKEKAREFLRENPDVAAEIEKKILEKLGVGVGAGDAAGGPELPPVDF; translated from the coding sequence ATGGCCGCAGGGCCCGACCGGGAGAAGGCACTCGACCTTGCTCTCGCTCAGATCGACAAGCAGTTCGGCAAGGGCTCGGTGATGCGGCTCGGGGAGCGGCCGGTCATCCAGACGTCGGTGATCACGACGGGCTCGATCGCGCTCGACGTGGCGCTCGGCGTGGGTGGCCTGCCCCGCGGCCGGGTCGTCGAGATCTACGGCCCGGAGTCCAGCGGTAAGACGACGGTGGCCCTGCACGCGGTGGCCAACGCCCAGCGGGCCGGCGGCATCGCTGCCTTCGTCGACGCCGAGCACGCGCTCGACCCGGATTACGCGAAGGCCCTCGGCGTCGACACCGACGCCCTGCTGGTCTCCCAGCCGGACACCGGCGAGCAGGCGCTGGAGATCGTGGACATGCTGGTCCGCTCCGGCGCGATCGACGTCATCGTGATCGACTCGGTGGCTGCGCTGGTGCCGCGCGCCGAGATCGAGGGTGAGATGGGCGACAGCCACGTGGGTCTCCAGGCCCGGCTGATGAGCCAGGCGCTGCGGAAGATCACCGGCGTGCTCAACAACACCGGCACCACGGCGATCTTCATCAACCAGCTCCGCGAGAAGATCGGCGTGATGTTCGGCAGCCCCGAGACCACCACGGGTGGCCGGGCGCTGAAGTTCTACGCCTCGGTCCGGCTCGACGTGCGCCGCATCGAGAGCCTCAAGGACGGCACCGACGTGGTCGGTAACCGCACCCGGGTCAAGGTCGTGAAGAACAAGGTCGCCGCGCCGTTCAAGCAGGCCGAGTTCGACATCATGTACGGCAAGGGCATCTCCCGCGAGGGTTCGCTGATCGACGTCGGCGTCGAGCAGGCGATCATCCGCAAGTCCGGCGCCTGGTACACCTACGACGGTGACCAGCTGGGCCAGGGCAAGGAGAAGGCCCGCGAGTTCCTCCGGGAGAACCCGGACGTCGCCGCCGAGATCGAGAAGAAGATCCTGGAGAAGCTCGGCGTCGGGGTCGGCGCGGGCGACGCCGCCGGTGGCCCGGAGCTGCCGCCGGTCGACTTCTGA
- a CDS encoding DUF3046 domain-containing protein, with amino-acid sequence MRLTDFWTRLAEAFGPGYAGSIARDQVLSQLGGRTIEQALASGEQTHVVWRAVCAAYPDRVPARLR; translated from the coding sequence GTGCGGCTGACCGACTTCTGGACCAGGCTGGCAGAGGCGTTCGGCCCCGGCTACGCGGGCAGCATCGCCCGCGACCAGGTGCTCTCGCAGCTCGGCGGGCGGACCATCGAGCAGGCCCTGGCGTCGGGTGAGCAGACCCACGTGGTGTGGCGTGCGGTCTGCGCCGCCTATCCCGACCGGGTGCCCGCACGACTACGCTGA
- a CDS encoding MFS transporter has protein sequence MATGLAAPLVTPDVARIQRRTLRLLFVTQIIGGIGVTIGVAVGALLASDIAGTAVAGLVSSAAVVGGALLAVPVTRIMTVHGRRPGLVVAYLTGAAGGALVVLAAVTRWVPLLFLGMLLFGGGSAANLQARYTAVDLAAPARRGRQLSLIVWATTIGAVAAPNFASLADRTTSGWGLPTLAGPFAFSAVALVLAAGAIMALLRPDPLLTARRLASTGPAGIPVPAGPAGTSATPGPADTPATAVVAPVSTARRVAGMRAAWSVVRTRPDARLGIVAVAVGHLVMVAVMVMTPVRLHEWHDDADVLRVVGLVLSLHIAGMYALAPVAGWLTDRVGRRAVILGGVGLLLVACAVAGTAGHRTAWLSVGLFLLGLGWSGTMVAGSTLLSESVPVEIRPSVQGLSDLTMGLAGAAAGAASGFVVEAAGYPVLTLLAAVAVVPLVTLALRPVPVGAPDEED, from the coding sequence ATGGCCACCGGCCTCGCCGCGCCGCTCGTCACGCCCGACGTCGCGCGGATCCAGCGGCGTACCCTGCGGCTGCTCTTCGTCACCCAGATCATCGGCGGGATCGGGGTGACCATCGGCGTCGCCGTCGGGGCGCTGCTCGCCTCCGACATCGCCGGCACCGCCGTCGCGGGTCTGGTCAGCAGCGCCGCGGTGGTGGGCGGGGCGCTGCTCGCCGTGCCGGTCACCAGGATCATGACCGTCCACGGCCGGCGGCCCGGCCTGGTCGTGGCGTACCTGACCGGCGCGGCCGGCGGCGCGCTGGTGGTCCTCGCCGCGGTCACCCGGTGGGTTCCGCTGCTCTTCCTTGGCATGCTCCTGTTCGGCGGCGGCAGCGCGGCCAACCTCCAGGCCCGCTACACCGCGGTGGACCTGGCGGCCCCGGCACGCCGGGGCCGCCAGCTCTCGCTGATCGTCTGGGCCACCACCATCGGTGCGGTCGCCGCACCGAACTTCGCGTCGCTCGCCGATCGCACCACCAGCGGCTGGGGGTTGCCGACGTTGGCCGGTCCGTTCGCGTTCAGCGCCGTCGCGCTGGTGCTGGCCGCCGGGGCGATCATGGCGTTGCTGCGGCCGGACCCGCTGCTCACGGCGCGCCGACTGGCGTCCACCGGCCCTGCCGGTATCCCGGTGCCCGCCGGCCCGGCTGGCACCTCGGCGACCCCCGGCCCGGCTGACACCCCGGCGACCGCCGTCGTCGCGCCGGTGTCGACCGCCCGGCGCGTTGCGGGCATGCGGGCCGCCTGGTCGGTGGTACGCACGAGGCCGGACGCCCGGCTCGGCATCGTCGCGGTGGCGGTCGGCCACCTGGTCATGGTCGCGGTGATGGTGATGACCCCGGTGCGTCTGCACGAGTGGCACGACGACGCCGACGTGCTGCGGGTGGTCGGTCTCGTGCTGAGTCTGCACATCGCCGGCATGTACGCCCTCGCCCCGGTGGCGGGTTGGCTCACCGACCGGGTCGGCCGTCGGGCGGTGATCCTCGGTGGCGTCGGGCTGCTGCTCGTGGCGTGCGCGGTCGCCGGCACGGCCGGGCACCGCACGGCCTGGCTCTCGGTCGGGTTGTTCCTGCTCGGCCTGGGCTGGTCGGGGACCATGGTCGCGGGCTCGACGCTGCTGTCGGAGTCGGTGCCGGTGGAGATCCGGCCGAGCGTCCAGGGGCTTTCCGACCTGACCATGGGGCTGGCGGGCGCCGCTGCCGGGGCGGCCAGCGGGTTTGTGGTGGAGGCGGCCGGTTATCCGGTGCTCACCCTGCTCGCGGCGGTCGCGGTGGTGCCTCTGGTGACGCTAGCGTTGCGGCCGGTGCCGGTGGGGGCACCGGACGAGGAGGACTGA
- a CDS encoding acyl-CoA dehydrogenase family protein — MEQHLYERDHEEFRELCREFLTREAVPHHERWEADGIVDREVWRRAGAAGLLGMDVATEYGGGGQRDFRFNAVLDEEIVAAGCTGLGFGLHNDVVAPYLTELTTDDQRKRWLPGFCSGDLVTAIAMSEPGAGSDLAGIRTSAVRDGDSWVLNGQKTFITNGELADMVVVVVRTAPEQGAHGVSLVAVESGTPGFSRGRRLAKVGLRANDTAELFFDDCRVPAENLIGTENHGFYHLMANLPRERLSIAVAAVAAAERLLAVTLDYARSRQAFGRPIGAFQHNRFLLAELDTEVTIARTFVNHCVAEYDAGRLSVTDAAKAKWWTTELQNRVADRCVQLHGGYGYMLEYPVAKAWLDGRVQTIYGGTTEIMKEIIGRGLGL; from the coding sequence ATGGAGCAGCATCTCTACGAGCGCGACCACGAGGAGTTCCGCGAGCTGTGCCGCGAGTTCCTGACCCGGGAGGCGGTGCCGCACCACGAGCGCTGGGAAGCCGACGGGATCGTCGACCGCGAGGTGTGGCGCCGGGCCGGGGCCGCCGGCCTGCTGGGCATGGACGTCGCCACGGAGTACGGCGGCGGCGGGCAGCGGGACTTCCGGTTCAACGCCGTGCTGGACGAGGAGATCGTGGCCGCCGGCTGCACCGGGCTCGGCTTCGGCCTGCACAACGACGTGGTGGCGCCGTACCTGACCGAGCTGACCACGGACGACCAGCGCAAACGCTGGCTGCCCGGGTTCTGCTCCGGCGATCTGGTCACCGCGATCGCGATGAGCGAGCCGGGCGCCGGGTCCGACCTGGCCGGGATCCGCACGAGCGCGGTCCGCGACGGCGACAGTTGGGTGCTCAACGGCCAGAAGACCTTCATCACCAACGGGGAGCTGGCCGACATGGTGGTCGTGGTCGTGCGTACCGCACCGGAGCAGGGCGCGCACGGGGTGAGCCTGGTCGCGGTGGAGAGCGGCACGCCCGGCTTCTCCCGGGGCCGGCGGCTGGCCAAGGTCGGGCTCAGGGCCAACGACACCGCCGAGCTGTTCTTCGACGACTGCCGGGTGCCGGCGGAGAACCTGATCGGCACCGAGAACCACGGCTTCTACCACCTGATGGCCAACCTGCCCCGGGAACGGCTCAGCATCGCGGTCGCGGCGGTGGCCGCCGCCGAGCGGCTGCTCGCCGTCACCCTCGACTACGCCCGCTCCCGGCAGGCGTTCGGCCGGCCGATCGGCGCGTTCCAGCACAACCGCTTCCTGCTGGCCGAGCTGGACACCGAGGTCACCATCGCCCGCACCTTCGTCAACCACTGCGTCGCGGAGTACGACGCCGGCCGGCTCTCGGTCACCGACGCGGCCAAGGCGAAGTGGTGGACCACCGAGTTGCAGAACAGGGTCGCCGACCGCTGCGTGCAGCTGCACGGCGGCTACGGCTACATGCTGGAGTATCCCGTGGCGAAGGCCTGGCTGGACGGGCGGGTGCAGACGATCTATGGCGGCACCACCGAGATCATGAAGGAGATCATCGGTCGCGGCCTCGGCCTGTAG
- a CDS encoding UdgX family uracil-DNA binding protein (This protein belongs to the uracil DNA glycosylase superfamily, members of which act in excision repair of DNA. However, it belongs more specifically to UdgX branch, whose founding member was found to bind uracil in DNA (where it does not belong), without cleaving it, appears to promote DNA repair by a pathway involving RecA, rather than base excision.), whose product MAEQTETAPGAQKFIPPRADTLDDLRAAAAGCRGCELYRDASQTVFGRGDAGARVVFVGEQPGDMEDQRGLPFVGPAGRLLRKAVDDARLDPGHIYLTNTVKHFRFEQRGKRRIHQTPDRVHITACRPWLVAEFAQLRPEIVVVLGATAAKALLGPTFRVTRQRGELLPWPESAQHPEDFRRVPVDSTGAVADAPPARLLATIHPSAVLRADDQDKAYEGLVADLTVAARALAG is encoded by the coding sequence ATGGCCGAGCAGACCGAGACCGCGCCGGGCGCGCAGAAGTTCATCCCGCCGCGGGCCGACACCCTCGACGACCTGCGCGCCGCCGCCGCCGGCTGCCGGGGCTGCGAGCTCTACCGGGACGCGTCGCAGACGGTCTTCGGCCGAGGCGACGCCGGTGCGCGGGTGGTCTTCGTCGGTGAGCAGCCGGGCGACATGGAGGACCAGCGGGGACTACCGTTCGTCGGCCCCGCCGGCCGGCTGCTGCGCAAGGCCGTCGACGACGCGCGGCTCGACCCCGGCCACATCTACCTCACCAACACCGTGAAGCACTTCCGCTTCGAGCAGCGCGGTAAGCGGCGCATCCACCAGACCCCGGACCGGGTGCACATCACCGCCTGCCGGCCCTGGCTGGTGGCCGAGTTCGCCCAGCTGCGCCCGGAGATCGTGGTGGTGCTCGGCGCCACCGCCGCCAAGGCCCTGCTCGGCCCGACGTTCCGGGTCACCCGGCAGCGCGGCGAGCTGCTGCCCTGGCCGGAGTCGGCCCAGCACCCGGAGGACTTCCGGCGGGTGCCGGTGGACTCCACCGGCGCCGTTGCCGACGCGCCGCCGGCCCGGCTGCTGGCCACCATCCACCCGTCCGCCGTGCTGCGCGCCGACGACCAGGACAAGGCGTACGAGGGGCTGGTCGCCGACCTCACCGTGGCCGCCCGCGCCCTCGCCGGCTGA